A single genomic interval of Celeribacter indicus harbors:
- a CDS encoding rod shape-determining protein, producing the protein MAGLNGLFSSDMAIDLGTANTLVYVKGKGVILNEPSVVAYHVKDGRKQVLAVGEDAKHMLGKTPGSIEAIRPMREGVIADFDTAEEMIKHFIRKVHKRTTFSKPKIIVCVPHGATPVEKRAIRQSVLSAGARKAGLIAEPIAAAIGAGMPITDPTGNMVVDIGGGTTEVAVLSLGDIVYARSVRVGGDRMDDAIINYLRRQQNLLIGEGTAERIKTSIGTARMPDDGRGSVLTIRGRDLLNGVPKEIEISQAQVAEALAEPVQAICEAVMTALETTPPDLAADIVDRGVMLTGGGALLGELDLALREQTGLAISVADESLNCVALGTGKALEYEKQLRHVIDYDS; encoded by the coding sequence ATGGCGGGACTTAACGGACTTTTTTCTTCGGACATGGCAATCGACCTCGGCACGGCGAACACGCTCGTCTATGTCAAGGGCAAGGGCGTCATCCTCAATGAACCCTCCGTCGTCGCCTATCACGTCAAGGACGGGCGCAAGCAGGTGCTCGCGGTCGGGGAGGATGCCAAGCACATGCTCGGCAAGACCCCCGGCTCAATCGAGGCCATCCGCCCGATGCGCGAGGGCGTGATCGCCGATTTCGATACCGCCGAGGAGATGATCAAGCATTTCATCCGCAAGGTGCACAAGCGCACGACCTTCTCCAAGCCGAAGATCATCGTCTGCGTCCCCCATGGCGCGACCCCGGTGGAGAAACGCGCGATCCGCCAGTCCGTGCTTTCCGCCGGCGCGCGCAAGGCCGGGCTGATCGCGGAACCGATCGCGGCGGCCATCGGCGCGGGGATGCCGATCACCGACCCGACCGGCAACATGGTCGTCGACATCGGCGGCGGCACCACCGAGGTGGCGGTCCTGTCGCTGGGCGACATCGTCTATGCGCGTTCGGTGCGGGTCGGCGGCGACCGGATGGACGACGCGATCATCAACTACCTGCGCCGCCAGCAGAACCTTCTGATCGGCGAGGGCACGGCGGAGCGGATCAAGACCTCGATCGGCACCGCGCGCATGCCCGACGACGGGCGCGGCTCGGTGCTCACGATCCGCGGGCGCGACCTGCTCAATGGCGTGCCGAAGGAGATCGAGATCAGCCAGGCGCAGGTCGCCGAGGCGCTCGCCGAACCCGTGCAGGCGATCTGCGAGGCGGTGATGACCGCGCTCGAGACGACGCCGCCCGACCTCGCCGCCGACATCGTCGACCGGGGCGTCATGCTCACCGGCGGCGGCGCGCTTCTGGGCGAGCTCGACCTCGCGCTGCGCGAACAGACCGGCCTTGCGATCTCGGTCGCCGACGAATCACTGAATTGTGTGGCGCTCGGCACCGGCAAGGCGCTGGAGTATGAAAAGCAACTCCGGCACGTTATTGATTACGACAGCTGA
- the mreC gene encoding rod shape-determining protein MreC → MARDRGNAETYVRPIQRLLAGIFLLLCIGIFVLWRIDSPRVERMRAQLVDRVVPSFEWALVPVTKTIGMLENFQSYQRLYEQNQELRNELRQMQAWKEAALQLEQKNAKLLDLNNVRLDPKYTYVTGVVTADSGSPFRQSVLMNVGARDGIRDGWATMDGIGLVGRISGVGETSSRVILLTDSNSRLPVTIQPSGQRAILSGDNTARPPLEFIESPELVRPGDRVVSSGDGGVFPADILIGQVAMGPDRRLRVILAADYERLDYLRVLRTHVSEQITDPGGLILPERPLTPFVETEPAGPDRTAGEEGAADG, encoded by the coding sequence GTGGCCAGAGACAGAGGCAATGCGGAGACCTATGTCCGCCCGATCCAGCGCCTGCTGGCCGGGATCTTTCTTCTGCTGTGCATCGGGATCTTCGTGCTCTGGCGCATCGACAGCCCGCGGGTGGAGCGGATGCGCGCCCAGCTCGTCGACCGGGTCGTCCCCTCCTTCGAATGGGCGCTCGTGCCGGTGACGAAGACGATCGGCATGCTCGAGAACTTCCAGAGCTACCAGCGCCTCTACGAGCAGAACCAGGAGCTGCGCAACGAGTTGCGGCAGATGCAGGCGTGGAAGGAAGCCGCGCTCCAGCTCGAGCAGAAGAACGCCAAGCTGCTCGATCTCAACAACGTGCGGCTCGACCCGAAATACACCTATGTGACGGGGGTGGTGACCGCCGACAGCGGCTCCCCCTTCCGCCAGTCCGTGCTGATGAACGTCGGCGCGCGCGACGGGATCCGCGACGGATGGGCGACGATGGACGGGATCGGGCTCGTCGGCCGGATCTCCGGCGTCGGCGAGACCTCCTCGCGCGTGATCCTGCTGACCGATTCGAACTCGCGCCTGCCGGTGACGATCCAGCCTTCCGGCCAGCGCGCGATCCTCTCGGGCGACAACACCGCGCGCCCGCCGCTCGAATTCATCGAGAGCCCCGAACTGGTGCGCCCCGGCGACCGGGTCGTTTCCTCGGGCGACGGCGGCGTCTTTCCCGCGGACATCCTCATCGGGCAGGTGGCGATGGGGCCGGACCGGCGGCTCCGGGTGATCCTCGCCGCGGATTACGAGCGGCTCGACTACCTGCGCGTGCTGCGCACCCATGTCAGCGAACAGATCACCGATCCCGGCGGGCTGATCCTGCCGGAGCGGCCGCTCACCCCCTTCGTCGAAACCGAACCGGCCGGGCCGGACCGGACCGCCGGGGAGGAAGGGGCGGCCGATGGTTGA
- the mrdA gene encoding penicillin-binding protein 2, with protein MRRSPQETATSARRISRRALFLGGAQVAFMGVLGLRMRYMQVDQADQFRLLAEENRIKMRLLPPARGLIYDRNGALLAENEQTFRIVIRKEDASELDQVLVELERLIGLPPEEQERVRDELRKAGPSAPVTIADRLSWEAFSAVSANGPALPGVTPEVGLSRHYPQQGDFAHLVGYVGPVSDYDLSKMETIDPLYRIPKFQLGKSGVESQLEEVLRGKAGTLRVEQNAHGRIIRELDRREGDPGANLQLTLDLKMQEFVQARLGGDSASAVILDVETGDILAAGSTPAFDPNLFVRGISVAAYKELLENDHRPLPSKAVQGAYPPGSTFKMVTALAALEAGVVTPDETVRCLGHTEVGGRRFHCWKRVGHGNLNLVGSLRHSCDVYYYEMAQRTGIDNIAAMGRRLGLGQTYDIPLPGMNTGLMPDKEWKLSKRGAEWVVGDSLNAAIGQGFVLATPLQLAVMTARIATNREIQPRLLKSVDGVEQPVKGGGPLGLNENQLRAVRQGMFEVLNSNRGTAYASRVADDAMRMAGKTGTSQVRSTVVDNKNVPWDQRDHALFVAFAPMERPRYAVSVIVEHGGGGSAVAAPVARDLMLYALHGAVPPLSAYPRADQNAVSERFRALPLRDRIADGTEKSRA; from the coding sequence ATGAGACGTTCCCCGCAGGAAACCGCGACCTCCGCCCGCAGGATCTCCCGCCGCGCGCTGTTCCTCGGCGGTGCCCAGGTCGCCTTCATGGGGGTGCTTGGCCTGCGCATGCGCTACATGCAGGTCGACCAGGCCGACCAGTTCCGCCTCCTGGCCGAGGAGAACCGGATCAAGATGCGGCTCCTGCCCCCCGCCCGCGGCCTGATCTACGACCGCAACGGCGCGCTTCTCGCGGAGAACGAACAGACCTTCCGCATCGTGATCCGCAAGGAAGACGCCAGCGAACTCGACCAGGTCCTCGTCGAACTCGAACGCCTCATCGGCCTGCCGCCCGAGGAGCAGGAGCGCGTGCGCGACGAACTGCGCAAGGCCGGGCCCTCCGCCCCCGTGACGATCGCGGACCGGCTGAGCTGGGAAGCCTTCTCCGCCGTCTCCGCCAACGGCCCCGCCCTGCCGGGCGTCACGCCGGAGGTGGGCCTGTCGCGCCACTACCCGCAGCAGGGCGATTTCGCCCATCTCGTCGGCTATGTCGGCCCGGTCTCCGATTACGACCTGTCGAAGATGGAGACGATCGACCCGCTCTACCGCATCCCGAAATTCCAGCTCGGCAAATCCGGCGTCGAAAGCCAGCTCGAGGAGGTGCTGCGCGGCAAGGCGGGCACCCTGCGCGTCGAACAGAACGCCCATGGCCGGATCATCCGCGAACTCGACCGCCGCGAGGGCGATCCCGGCGCCAACCTCCAGCTCACGCTCGACCTGAAGATGCAGGAATTCGTCCAGGCCCGGCTCGGCGGCGACAGCGCCTCCGCCGTCATCCTCGACGTGGAGACGGGCGACATCCTCGCCGCCGGTTCGACCCCGGCCTTCGATCCGAACCTCTTCGTGCGCGGCATCTCCGTCGCCGCCTACAAGGAACTGCTCGAAAACGACCACCGGCCGCTGCCCTCGAAGGCGGTGCAGGGCGCCTATCCGCCCGGCTCCACCTTCAAGATGGTGACCGCCCTGGCCGCGCTCGAGGCCGGCGTGGTCACGCCCGACGAAACCGTGCGCTGCCTCGGCCATACCGAGGTCGGCGGACGCCGCTTTCACTGCTGGAAACGGGTCGGGCACGGCAACCTCAACCTCGTCGGCTCGCTGCGCCATTCCTGCGACGTCTATTACTACGAGATGGCCCAGCGCACCGGCATCGACAATATCGCCGCGATGGGCCGCCGGCTCGGCCTCGGGCAGACCTATGACATTCCCCTGCCCGGCATGAACACCGGACTCATGCCCGACAAGGAATGGAAACTGTCCAAGCGCGGCGCCGAATGGGTCGTGGGCGACAGCCTCAACGCGGCCATCGGCCAGGGATTCGTGCTCGCCACCCCGCTTCAGCTCGCGGTGATGACCGCGCGGATCGCGACCAACCGCGAAATCCAGCCGAGGCTCCTGAAATCCGTCGACGGCGTCGAGCAGCCGGTGAAGGGCGGCGGACCGCTCGGCCTCAACGAGAACCAGCTCCGCGCCGTGCGCCAGGGCATGTTCGAGGTGCTGAACTCCAACCGCGGCACCGCCTATGCCTCGCGCGTCGCCGACGACGCGATGCGCATGGCGGGCAAGACCGGCACCTCCCAGGTCCGCTCCACCGTCGTCGACAACAAGAACGTGCCCTGGGACCAGCGCGACCACGCGCTCTTCGTCGCCTTCGCCCCGATGGAACGCCCGCGCTACGCCGTCTCCGTGATCGTCGAACATGGCGGCGGCGGCTCCGCCGTGGCGGCCCCGGTGGCGCGCGACCTGATGCTCTACGCGCTGCACGGGGCGGTGCCGCCCCTCTCCGCCTATCCCAGGGCAGACCAGAACGCGGTGAGCGAACGCTTCCGCGCCCTGCCCCTGCGCGACCGGATCGCGGACGGCACGGAGAAGAGCCGCGCATGA
- the rodA gene encoding rod shape-determining protein RodA has product MSYLESNLKTIPTGLRKVLYVNWPLVLLLAAVAAVGFLMLYSNAGGSFQPWAEPQMKRFAVGMIAMLMIGMVPIWFWRNIAGVAYIGSFLLLVFVEFFGEVGMGAQRWIDLGPLSLQPSELMKISLVMLLAAYYDWLPVEKASRPLWVLIPVLLILLPTVLVLKQPDLGTAILLMAGGAIVMFAAGVSWWYFGVVIAMGIGAVTTVLSSRGTPWQLLKDYQFRRIDTFLDPSSDPLGAGYHITQSKIALGSGGWTGRGFMQGTQSKLNFLPEKHTDFIFTTLAEEFGFVGGISLLALYAGIIVFCLVSAMNNKDRFGALVTIGIATTFFLFFAVNMSMVMGLAPVVGVPLPLVSYGGSAMIVLLAAFGIVQSAHIHKPRGRR; this is encoded by the coding sequence ATGAGCTACCTCGAAAGCAATCTCAAGACCATCCCGACCGGGCTGCGAAAGGTGCTCTACGTCAACTGGCCGCTCGTGCTGCTGCTCGCGGCGGTGGCCGCCGTCGGCTTCCTGATGCTCTATTCGAACGCGGGCGGCTCGTTCCAGCCTTGGGCCGAACCGCAGATGAAGCGTTTCGCGGTCGGCATGATCGCCATGCTGATGATCGGCATGGTGCCGATCTGGTTCTGGCGCAACATCGCGGGCGTGGCCTATATCGGCTCCTTCCTCCTGCTGGTCTTCGTCGAATTCTTCGGGGAGGTCGGCATGGGCGCACAGCGCTGGATCGACCTCGGCCCGCTGAGCCTCCAGCCCTCCGAACTCATGAAGATCTCGCTCGTGATGCTGCTCGCGGCCTATTACGACTGGCTCCCGGTCGAAAAGGCCTCCCGCCCGCTCTGGGTGCTCATCCCGGTGCTCCTGATCCTTCTGCCCACCGTCCTCGTGCTCAAGCAGCCCGACCTCGGCACGGCCATCCTCCTCATGGCCGGGGGCGCGATCGTGATGTTCGCCGCCGGCGTGTCCTGGTGGTATTTCGGCGTGGTGATCGCGATGGGCATCGGCGCCGTGACCACCGTCCTCTCCTCGCGCGGGACGCCCTGGCAGCTCCTGAAGGATTACCAGTTCCGCCGGATCGACACCTTCCTCGATCCCTCCTCCGACCCGCTCGGCGCGGGCTATCACATCACCCAGTCGAAGATCGCCCTCGGCTCCGGCGGCTGGACCGGCCGCGGCTTCATGCAGGGCACCCAGTCGAAGCTCAACTTCCTGCCGGAGAAGCACACCGACTTCATCTTCACCACCCTGGCGGAGGAATTCGGCTTCGTCGGCGGGATCTCCCTGCTCGCGCTCTATGCCGGCATCATCGTCTTCTGCCTGGTCTCGGCGATGAACAACAAGGACCGCTTCGGCGCGCTCGTCACGATCGGGATCGCGACGACCTTCTTCCTGTTCTTCGCGGTCAACATGTCGATGGTGATGGGCCTCGCCCCCGTCGTCGGCGTGCCGCTGCCGCTCGTCTCCTACGGCGGCTCGGCGATGATCGTGCTGCTCGCGGCTTTCGGCATCGTCCAGTCGGCGCATATCCACAAGCCGCGGGGCAGGCGGTGA
- a CDS encoding 2-hydroxyacid dehydrogenase: MSPTVLFSAPDRLWPAYATALPAALARAGIAGARLTREAAPDTVDYIVYAPNDALRDFTPFTRTKAVLSLWAGVEKIAADPTLTQPLCRMVEPGLALGMRDYVVGHVMRYHLGTDRYVAGPRDTWERVVPPLARDRKVTVLGLGELGATCAAALAGLGFRVTGWSRRPKDLPGIACLAGPDALSAALGAAEILVLLLPDTSPTRSILNADRLAALPQGACLVNPGRGTLVDDDALLAALDSGHVAHATLDVFRTEPLPPGHRYWSHPRVTVTPHVAADTRPDTASDVIAENIRRGEAGEPFLHLVDRAAGY; this comes from the coding sequence GTGAGCCCCACCGTCCTCTTCTCCGCCCCCGACCGGCTCTGGCCCGCCTACGCGACCGCCCTGCCCGCCGCCCTCGCCCGTGCAGGGATCGCGGGCGCGCGGCTGACCCGCGAGGCCGCGCCGGACACGGTCGACTACATCGTCTACGCGCCGAACGATGCGCTGCGGGATTTCACTCCCTTCACCCGGACGAAGGCGGTGCTGTCGCTCTGGGCCGGCGTCGAGAAGATCGCCGCCGACCCGACGCTGACCCAACCGCTCTGCCGCATGGTGGAGCCGGGGCTCGCGCTCGGGATGCGCGACTATGTCGTCGGCCATGTGATGCGCTACCACCTCGGCACTGACCGCTACGTCGCCGGCCCCCGCGACACCTGGGAGCGGGTCGTGCCCCCGCTCGCCCGCGACCGCAAGGTGACTGTCCTCGGCCTCGGCGAACTCGGCGCGACCTGTGCCGCGGCGCTCGCGGGTCTCGGCTTCCGGGTCACGGGCTGGTCGAGACGCCCGAAGGATCTGCCCGGCATCGCCTGCCTCGCAGGCCCCGACGCCCTCTCCGCGGCGCTCGGAGCGGCGGAGATCCTCGTGCTGCTGTTGCCCGACACAAGTCCGACGCGAAGCATACTGAATGCCGACAGGCTCGCGGCGCTTCCGCAGGGCGCGTGCCTCGTCAATCCCGGACGCGGCACGCTGGTCGACGACGACGCCCTCCTCGCCGCGCTCGACAGCGGCCATGTGGCCCATGCGACGCTCGACGTCTTCCGCACCGAGCCCCTGCCCCCCGGCCATCGCTACTGGTCGCACCCGCGCGTCACCGTCACGCCGCATGTCGCCGCCGACACCCGGCCCGACACCGCTTCGGACGTCATCGCGGAAAACATCCGCCGCGGCGAGGCCGGAGAGCCCTTCCTGCATCTCGTGGACCGGGCGGCAGGCTACTGA
- a CDS encoding uracil-DNA glycosylase family protein → MSLVDDIRACRLCTARFAATRTGHAPRPVVWFRPGARILIAGQAPGARVHESGRPFTDASGERLREWLGIDAETFYDRDRIAIVPMGFCFPGYDAKGADIPPPPLCRATWHDRVMAELGQVELILPVGLHAIRYHLGHRGSLTAAVAGWRDHAPRVFPLPHPSWRNTGWLRKNPWFEADCLPVLRARVKELL, encoded by the coding sequence ATGAGTCTCGTCGACGACATCCGGGCCTGCCGCCTCTGCACTGCGCGTTTCGCCGCGACCCGGACCGGCCATGCCCCGCGACCCGTGGTCTGGTTCCGTCCCGGCGCGCGCATCCTCATCGCCGGTCAGGCGCCGGGGGCGCGGGTGCACGAGAGCGGCCGCCCCTTCACCGACGCCTCGGGCGAGCGGTTGCGCGAGTGGCTCGGGATCGACGCGGAAACCTTCTACGACCGCGACCGGATCGCCATCGTGCCCATGGGCTTCTGCTTTCCGGGATATGATGCGAAAGGCGCGGACATCCCGCCGCCGCCGCTCTGCCGGGCGACATGGCACGACCGGGTGATGGCGGAGCTCGGACAGGTCGAGCTGATCCTGCCCGTCGGGTTGCACGCGATCCGGTATCACCTCGGGCACAGGGGCAGCCTCACCGCGGCGGTGGCCGGCTGGCGCGATCACGCGCCGCGCGTCTTTCCCTTGCCTCACCCGTCCTGGCGCAATACGGGATGGCTGAGGAAAAACCCGTGGTTCGAGGCGGACTGCCTGCCCGTGCTGCGCGCCCGCGTGAAGGAGCTGCTATGA
- a CDS encoding Na+/H+ antiporter NhaA, with product MYRVWNFISNYSLLLIFGAISALIWANVDAQSYHAFVEFPLAENFFIGHPHADEAGHVHRTLTMHYLFNDVLMAFFFAIAAKEVWEAVILRNGSLRGKKAATPLIATAGGMIGPIAVYLGLALVLGSDTFDAVKHGWAVPTATDIAFSYLVGRVVFGAGHPAVRFLLLLAIADDAAGLVILAIFYPTGELAPEWLLLSLGVAALVFVLVNWLPRKLDAGNQLRPNSTWVRKNLSFWPYLIAGCISWYGFMRAGIHPALGLLPIVPTIPHADRAFGIFAEAEEHLSDLLNDIEHKLKMPVEVILFFFGLLNAGVEFNAIGEPTWLVLAGLLIGKPVGILLMGMLAAHVLRLGLPKGMRTIDLLVIGCVAAIGFTVSLFIASVAFDAGTMLGETPVQAAAKMGALFSFAAAIVSIVAGKLCRVQKRHH from the coding sequence ATGTATCGAGTCTGGAATTTCATCTCCAACTATTCGCTTCTCCTCATTTTCGGCGCGATCAGCGCGCTGATCTGGGCGAATGTTGACGCACAGTCCTATCATGCCTTCGTCGAGTTTCCGCTCGCCGAAAACTTCTTCATCGGCCATCCCCATGCCGACGAGGCCGGCCATGTCCACCGCACTCTGACCATGCACTACCTGTTCAACGACGTGCTCATGGCCTTCTTCTTCGCCATCGCCGCGAAGGAGGTCTGGGAGGCAGTGATCCTCAGGAACGGCAGCCTGCGCGGCAAGAAGGCGGCGACGCCGCTCATCGCCACCGCGGGCGGCATGATCGGCCCGATCGCCGTCTACCTCGGCCTCGCGCTGGTCCTGGGCTCGGACACGTTCGACGCCGTGAAACACGGCTGGGCCGTGCCCACCGCGACCGACATCGCGTTCTCCTATCTCGTCGGCCGCGTGGTCTTCGGCGCGGGTCATCCGGCGGTGCGCTTCCTGCTGCTCCTCGCGATCGCGGACGATGCGGCGGGGCTCGTGATCCTCGCGATCTTCTATCCCACCGGCGAGCTGGCGCCGGAATGGCTGCTCCTGTCGCTCGGCGTGGCGGCGCTCGTCTTCGTTCTGGTCAACTGGCTGCCGCGCAAGCTCGATGCCGGCAACCAGTTGCGCCCGAATTCCACCTGGGTGCGCAAGAACCTCTCCTTCTGGCCCTATCTGATCGCCGGCTGCATTTCCTGGTACGGGTTCATGCGGGCGGGCATCCACCCGGCGCTCGGGCTTCTGCCGATCGTGCCGACGATCCCCCATGCCGACCGCGCCTTCGGGATCTTCGCGGAGGCCGAAGAACATCTGTCGGACCTTCTCAACGACATCGAGCACAAGCTGAAAATGCCGGTGGAGGTCATCCTCTTCTTCTTCGGGCTGCTGAATGCGGGCGTCGAGTTCAACGCGATCGGCGAGCCGACCTGGCTCGTGCTGGCGGGCCTGCTGATCGGCAAGCCGGTCGGGATCCTGCTCATGGGCATGCTCGCGGCGCATGTGCTGCGGCTCGGGCTGCCCAAGGGGATGCGCACGATCGACCTGCTGGTGATCGGCTGCGTCGCCGCCATCGGCTTCACCGTCTCGCTCTTCATCGCCTCCGTCGCCTTCGACGCGGGCACCATGCTCGGCGAGACCCCGGTGCAGGCCGCGGCGAAGATGGGCGCGCTCTTCTCCTTCGCGGCGGCGATCGTCTCCATCGTGGCGGGGAAACTGTGTCGCGTCCAGAAACGGCACCACTAG
- a CDS encoding ABC transporter ATP-binding protein, translating into MLEFDNVSKSFWTGKQRKVILDRASFRIELGNSLGILAPNGAGKTTIINMMSGLEKPDEGEIRRGCRVSFPLGFMGGLIGKHTARENVRFIAELYDLDPDYVEAFCRWLCDLEEYFEMPVSTFSAGMRSRLSFALLLALDFDIYLIDEGMPSTADVNFNRKAGGILRERLERSTVVVVSHQAATLEKFCRSAAVLRNGKLHMFDTLEEAKALYDYQG; encoded by the coding sequence ATGCTCGAGTTCGACAATGTCAGCAAGTCCTTCTGGACCGGGAAACAGCGCAAGGTGATCCTTGACCGCGCCTCTTTTCGCATCGAACTCGGCAATTCGCTCGGCATCCTCGCCCCGAACGGCGCGGGCAAGACGACGATCATCAACATGATGTCGGGCCTCGAGAAGCCTGACGAGGGAGAGATCCGCCGCGGCTGCCGCGTGTCCTTTCCGCTCGGGTTCATGGGCGGGCTCATCGGCAAGCACACGGCGCGCGAGAACGTCCGTTTCATCGCGGAACTCTACGATCTCGATCCGGATTATGTCGAGGCGTTCTGCCGCTGGCTCTGCGATCTCGAGGAATATTTCGAGATGCCGGTCTCGACCTTTTCGGCGGGGATGCGCTCGCGGCTGTCCTTCGCGCTGCTGCTCGCGCTCGATTTCGATATCTATCTCATTGACGAGGGGATGCCGTCGACCGCGGACGTGAACTTCAACCGCAAGGCCGGCGGGATCCTGCGCGAGCGGCTCGAACGGTCGACCGTCGTCGTGGTATCGCACCAGGCGGCGACGCTCGAGAAATTCTGCCGCTCGGCCGCGGTGCTGCGCAACGGAAAGTTGCACATGTTCGACACTCTGGAAGAGGCGAAAGCACTTTATGACTACCAAGGTTAA